The following are from one region of the Synechococcales cyanobacterium T60_A2020_003 genome:
- a CDS encoding anti-sigma factor antagonist, translating into MDLTDQPRTIVFAPNRLDFFTAPFLAKDLDAKLREGAVVVLDLSKTQSIEPSVTDVLIDSFVKSRQRQARLSFKGVKPQVKVVLEMAGILKHFRPKSAELGQKAR; encoded by the coding sequence ATGGATCTCACAGATCAGCCGCGAACGATTGTGTTCGCACCTAATCGTCTTGACTTCTTTACAGCACCATTTCTGGCCAAAGATCTAGATGCGAAACTTCGGGAAGGTGCAGTGGTCGTTCTTGATTTAAGTAAAACTCAATCGATTGAACCCAGTGTCACCGACGTTTTGATCGATAGTTTTGTTAAGTCTAGGCAGCGCCAAGCTCGCCTTTCGTTTAAAGGAGTAAAGCCTCAAGTCAAAGTTGTTTTGGAAATGGCGGGAATCTTGAAGCATTTTCGTCCTAAATCCGCTGAACTTGGCCAGAAGGCTAGGTAA
- a CDS encoding NAD(+) kinase: protein MQLNQAIIVYKAGHLESQRMAEACVHYLEGKGCRVMMGPSGSKDNPYPVFLASVSQPIDLAIVLGGDGTTLAAARHLAPEGIPILAVNVGGHLGFLTEPSQVLYELDHLFFRIESDRFAVQQRMMLQASTYEGSRTNMEPMSDRYFALNEMCVRPASADRMITSILEMEIDGEVVDQYQGDGLIVATPTGSTCYTVAASGPILHPGMEAIVVTPICPLSLSSRPIVLPCGSVVSIWPLADRELLTKLWMDGVLATSIWPGQRVDIRIAECQAQFIVLEEQYSFFRTLREKLQWANTNIRYTNNHRN from the coding sequence GTCTATAAAGCAGGCCATCTCGAAAGCCAGCGAATGGCTGAGGCCTGTGTTCATTATTTAGAAGGTAAGGGTTGTCGAGTGATGATGGGGCCGAGCGGCTCCAAGGACAATCCTTACCCTGTTTTCTTGGCGTCGGTCTCTCAACCTATTGACCTCGCCATTGTGTTGGGGGGGGATGGTACGACGCTGGCCGCAGCGCGACATCTTGCACCCGAAGGGATTCCGATTTTAGCGGTTAACGTGGGGGGGCATCTGGGCTTTCTGACCGAGCCGTCTCAGGTGTTGTACGAATTAGACCATCTTTTTTTCCGCATTGAGAGCGATCGCTTTGCGGTACAGCAGCGGATGATGCTCCAAGCTTCCACCTACGAAGGAAGCCGCACCAATATGGAACCGATGAGCGATCGCTACTTTGCGCTCAACGAGATGTGCGTCAGGCCAGCCTCTGCCGATCGCATGATTACCTCAATCTTAGAAATGGAAATCGATGGGGAAGTGGTCGATCAGTACCAGGGGGACGGCTTAATCGTCGCGACTCCAACGGGATCAACGTGTTACACGGTTGCGGCCAGTGGGCCAATTTTGCATCCCGGTATGGAGGCGATCGTGGTTACCCCGATTTGTCCGCTGAGTCTTTCTAGCCGCCCGATTGTGTTGCCGTGTGGTTCCGTCGTCAGCATTTGGCCGCTTGCGGATCGGGAATTGCTCACAAAATTGTGGATGGATGGGGTGTTGGCAACCTCGATCTGGCCGGGACAGCGAGTAGATATTCGCATTGCCGAGTGTCAGGCGCAGTTCATTGTCTTGGAAGAACAATATTCGTTTTTCCGCACGCTGCGCGAAAAGTTGCAATGGGCAAATACCAATATTCGCTACACAAACAACCATCGCAACTGA